A single window of Loxodonta africana isolate mLoxAfr1 chromosome 10, mLoxAfr1.hap2, whole genome shotgun sequence DNA harbors:
- the DUOXA1 gene encoding dual oxidase maturation factor 1 has translation MAALGHTFPFYAGPKPTFPMDTTLAVIITIFLTALVTFIIILPGIRGKMRLFWLLRVVTSLFIGAVILAVNFSSEWSVGQVSTNTSYKAFSSERISANIGLQVGLGGVNITLRGTPVQQLNETINYNEGFTWRLGENYAKEYSKALEKGVPDPVLYLAEKFTPSSPCGLHHQYRLAGHYTSATLWVAFLCWLLTNVMVSMAVLVYGGHMLLATGIFQLLALLFFSMATSLTPPCPLHLGTAILHTHHGPAFWITLATGLLCVLLGLAMAVAHRMRPHRLKAFFNQSADEDPVLEWSPEEGGLLSPRYRSMAESSRTQDIPLSRASSEACCEEEHSKEPDCAL, from the exons ATGGCTGCTTTGGGACACACGTTCCCCTTCTATGCTGGCCCCAAGCCGACTTTCCCAATGGACACCACCTTGGCCGTCATCATCACCATCTTTCTGACAGCACTGGTCACCTTCATCATCATCCTGCCTGGCATTCGGGGCAAGATG AGGCTGTTCTGGCTGCTGAGGGTGGTGACCAGCTTATTCATCGGGGCTGTGATCCTGG CTGTGAATTTCAGTTCTGAGTGGTCTGTGGGCCAGGTCAGCACCAATACGTCATACAAGGCATTCAGCTCTGAGCGGATCAGTGCCAACATTGGGCTACAGGTCGGGCTGGGAGGAGTCAACATCACGCTCAGAG GGACCCCAGTACAGCAGCTGAATGAAACCATCAATTACAACGAGGGATTCACCTGGCGCCTGGGCGAGAACTATGCTAAGGAGTATTCAAAGGCACTGGAGAAGGGGGTGCCCGACCCTGTGCTCTACCTGGCTGAGAAGTTCACCCCGAGCAGCccatgtggcctgcaccaccagtACCGCCTGGCAGGACACTACACATCAGCCACGCTGTG GGTGGCATTTCTCTGCTGGCTGCTGACCAATGTGATGGTGTCCATGGCTGTGCTGGTCTATGGTGGCCACATGCTGCTGGCCACAGGCATATTCCAGCTGTTGGCACTGCTCTTCTTCTCCATGGCCACTTCACTCACCCCACCCTGTCCCCTGCACCTGGGCACTGCCATACTGCACACCCACCATGGGCCTGCCTTCTGGATCACATTGGCCACAG GACTGCTGTGTGTGTTGCTGGGCCTGGCCATGGCTGTGGCCCACAGGATGCGGCCCCACAGGCTAAAGGCTTTCTTCAACCAGAGTGCAGATGAGGATCCAGTGCTGGAGTGGAGTCCTGAGGAAGGGGGACTCCTGAGCCCCCGCTACCGATCCATGGCTGAGAGTTCCAGGACCCAGGACATCCCCCTGTCACGGGCTTCCTCTGAGGCGTGCTGTGAGGAGGAGCACTCTAAGGAGCCTGACTGTGCCCTATGA
- the DUOXA2 gene encoding dual oxidase maturation factor 2: protein MTLWDGELPFYPGSRLAAGFSVPLLIVILVFLALATSFLAILPGIRGRSRWFWLVRIILSLFIGAEIVAVHFSAEWFVGRVSASTSYKAFSAARVRASVGLQVGLEGINITLTGTPVQQLNETIDYNEQFSWRLGKNYAEEYAYALVKGLPDPVLYVAEKFSPSSPCRLHHRYRLAGHYASALLWVAFCLWLLSNALLSMPVPLYGGLALLTTGAFTLFAVFTFASISSVPFCPLRLGSATLTAHYGAAFWVTLATGILCLLLGGAVVGLHYARPGALRIFLDRSDKDPEGQAKGGSPLILSKPNLQTTTRL from the exons ATGACCCTCTGGGACGGCGAGCTACCCTTCTACCCCGGGTCCCGGCTTGCCGCCGGCTTCAGCGTCCCGCTGCTCATCGTCATTCTGGTGTTCCTAGCCTTGGCCACCAGCTTCCTGGCCATCTTGCCTGGGATCCGCGGCCGCTCG CGCTGGTTCTGGCTGGTGAGAATTATTCTCAGTCTGTTCATCGGAGCTGAAATTGTGg CCGTGCACTTCAGCGCTGAATGGTTCGTGGGTAGGGTCAGCGCCTCCACGTCCTAcaaggccttcagtgcagcgCGTGTCAGGGCCAGTGTCGGTCTGCAAGTGGGCCTGGAGGGCATTAATATTACACTCACAG GGACCCCAGTGCAGCAGCTGAACGAGACCATTGACTACAACGAGCAGTTCAGCTGGCGTCTGGGCAAGAACTACGCCGAGGAGTACGCGTACGCACTAGTGAAGGGGCTGCCGGACCCGGTACTCTACGTGGCGGAGAAGTTCTCGCCCAGCAGCCCCTGCAGACTCCACCACCGCTACCGCCTGGCGGGACACTACGCCTCGGCCCTGCTGTG GGTGGCGTTTTGCCTCTGGCTCCTCTCCAACGCGCTGCTCTCTATGCCGGTGCCTCTCTACGGAGGCCTGGCGCTGCTGACCACCGGCGCCTTCACGCTCTTCGCCGTCTTCACCTTCGCCTCCATCTCCAGCGTGCCCTTCTGCCCGCTCCGCCTCGGCTCCGCTACGCTCACCGCTCACTATGGCGCCGCCTTTTGGGTCACACTAGCCACCG GCATCCTGTGTCTCCTCCTCGGAGGGGCCGTGGTCGGTCTCCACTACGCGCGGCCCGGCGCTCTTCGCATCTTCCTGGACCGAAGCGACAAAGACCCTGAAGGCCAGGCGAAAGGGGGCTCGCCGCTCATCCTCAGCAAGCCAAACTTACAGACCACCACTCGCCTGTGA